A region from the Schistocerca serialis cubense isolate TAMUIC-IGC-003099 chromosome 1, iqSchSeri2.2, whole genome shotgun sequence genome encodes:
- the LOC126457545 gene encoding ADP-ribosylation factor-like protein 16, with the protein MVTVTGVSLRSLGNCCKMYICLGPTGAGKTLLLKRLQNKEEIDVTSSTVPTVGLNIVPVKLSSQKEITIREIGGIMAPMWRNYYQGVKKIIYVVDASNLCQISAAGVLLYSILAEPCLKHTKVLLVLSKMDASYRQMRNEALLILQLNRLKKEITQEITVVETSSITGEGIDRVMTWLQGARQQKK; encoded by the exons ATGGTAACAGTAACGGGTGTTTCGTTGCGATCGTTAGGAAACTGTTGTAAAATGTATATCTGCCTCGGTCCAACTGGTGCTGGAAAAACGTTATTACTTAAGCGGTTGCAAAACAAAGAAGAAATTGATGTGACTTCGAGTACAGTCCCTACAGTGGGACTAAACATCGTCCCAGTCAAATTATCGAGCcaaaaagaaataacaataagagaaatcgggggaATAATGGCACCAATGTGGAGGAATTATTACCAGGGAGtgaagaaaattatttatgtaGTTGATGCGAgtaatttatgtcaaatttcagcaGCGGGTGTGTTGTTGTACTCTATTCTTGCAGAACCATGTCTGAAACATACGAAG GTGTTGCTTGTTCTATCGAAAATGGATGCTTCATACAGACAGATGAGGAACGAGGcgttacttattttgcaattaAATCGGCTGaaaaaagaaataacacaagagATAACAGTTGTTGAAACGAGTTCAATAACAGGTGAAGGAATCGACAGAGTTATGACTTGGTTACAAGGTGCCcggcaacagaagaaataa